The Augochlora pura isolate Apur16 chromosome 4, APUR_v2.2.1, whole genome shotgun sequence genome segment GattgttatttttcaaacgtgCAAATGAATGTGAGATTCATTGTATACCAATTACGTAATTTACATTCATGTTAATGAATACTATGAATAATGTATAATCCTCTTATTAACATCTTTGAAGATCAATGTAGTACGTTCCTAGAATAAGGGGCGAGGACTGTACACTTTGATATTAACAATGAGTTTAGACAAAGCAAGGTTTCTGGAACGTGTAAATCAATTGATGCTACAACAGCCGTCAAAACCGATTTCTGACATGATGCAAACACTCTCTACTACTTCCTCTGAACATAATAGTGCTTTCAAAACGTTTAGTGGATATTTGCAATGTCTTCGATGAAGTTATGCAACTTGATCggcattgaaaaattttatttaaacttactTCGCTTTCGAATACTACTTGTTTGCGAGTGTCTTCTACCAGgcagtattaattatactttctaAACGTTCATATTCCAAAAGCGTTTACttgtatatgtaaatttacatttacttcTAATATCAATTCTATTCTTTGCACGTAATGTATCTCCATAAAGAAGAAACGCTTAGTTATCTCAACAAAAATAAGAGTCTATCTTTTTCGCATTATTCTTTTGTTAACAAATCTTTTTGAAAATGACTAGAAAAATACTATTTGATGATTCTTATGAGTTTCAAAAAATGTTCACCTGTTAATGTATAAGTgcagaagaatgaaatttcgagATCTTGATTTCGAGCATAATTGCCTTCACATCCATACGTAcaagacatattaaattattttattaaaaaataaataaaataaagatacaaGCATACTTAAtacgttttattcgatatatgtAAAGTTAACTATGCCGAAAAACAAGCCAAAACCATAGCAGTTTCACCAACCTGAACAGGGAAATATTGCATCACGTATCtaactgaaaataaaacggaAGGAAAACAAGAGTTGCtaatagatttattaaaatgcaagAGTGAAAAACTCTAATAAAGCCGACGGTCCGACGATAAAAAGCGACATCGTCTCTCAAAAAGAGGATACAGGGTCGTTTACGTCTATTTACGCACCGCATTCAAATTACATAGGGCGCGTGATTTTCTTGCCGACAGAAGATACGCATTCTttacaatacaattatttgCTTCGCGTGAAAATATCGACAGGTTATTCGGACCGACAGATGCAGCCGTTAAGCGCGTCAGCTTACTGGCATTCTGCATTACACGTACCATTAGGTATCAGATTATCAGCGTATTGGCTACAATTCTTTCGTGGCTGAATATTCATCCAGTATCCGTTTCTCGCAACATTGCCGAACACGTTCGTGGACAATTTCAACGGTATCTCTGTTTTCGAGCAAGGCTTTACATCGCAACGAGCGAGTATGTAGAAAATCAACACCTTCATCTCCATCAACGCGAATCTGTTGCCGATGCACATCCTGGGCCCTATTCCGAACGGCATGTATGTTCCTGAGCCCATAATCCTTTTGCCATCTTGAACAAATCGGTCCGGATCGAACTGATCGGGATTATCGAAGTACTTGGGATCGGTTTGAATCGCGTGGCTTGGAATCCACAAGTTCATTCCCTTTTTGACAGTGAACGGTTTGCCACCGGGTACAGCTGGTGGCAGTTCGAAATCCTGCGAGCACTGCCTGTCCAATACAGTAGCTACTGGATGGAGCCTCAGCGCCTCGTTCACCACCGCGTCCATGTAATCCATACCTGCTATAGCATCGTACGTTAGCTGTCCCTTCGTGCTTTCAACAACCTCGTCAACCTCCTCCTGCAATCTCGCAAGATGTTCAGGGTTCGCTAGCAAGTTATATATAATCCAACTGGCCTGATTAGCGACGCCGTCGTATCCGCCGAAGAAGAAGCTGAACGCGTTGCTGACCACGCTCTGGGAGCTGAACGGTTTCTCGGTCTTGTTGTTCTTCTGGACGTCCAGCAAATGCTGAAGCATGTCCGGTCGGTAAATACCCTTCTCCTCCCTGTACTTCATGTTGTCCTTGATTGTGTTCTCGAAGAAATCCTCGGTATCCTTCGCGATCATTCTGATTTTGAACAGTCTTGCTAGCAGCGGGGCGCTTCTCTGTATAGTGAACTTGATGCCCGCCAGAAAACCATTGAAGTTTGTTGCCTTCTTTCCTTCCACGAAGATAGCGTTCTCGGGATCTTTGATCGTGTCTATATTAAGGCCGAACGCGCAGCTGGCGATCACGTCGTTCGTGTATTTCGTTATGAAGTTCTTCAGCTCCAGTTCGCTTCGCTCTTTCTCCGGCAGCTTGGTCAGGTAGTCCGCGAAACGCGACGCTACCTGCGTCATCAGTATGAACATAGCCTTGATCTTGCTGGAAGTGAAAATAGGCGTCAGCTGGTTCCGTACGTCCTTCCACTCGTTGCCGCCCAAGACGAACAACATGTTGTCCAGCACAGGATTCAGATCCGGTAGTATGAATGCTCGGTGTTCCGCGAACGACTCCAAGTTCTTGATCGTGACATTCTTAATGAGGTCCACGTCTCGCAGAATGATAATCGGGTGGGAGAATTCATAGAAGCCGACGTACTTGGCGTCGGGGTTATGGTAGTAGACATCCTTTATTACGTCCGCCAATGGCTTCTGCTTCAAAACGAACTGCCCGATGTTCCCGAGAATTGGCGTCGGCTTGACATGATCGATGccatgttttttaaaatagttcaaaCCCCTGAAGGTGTAGTAGTAGACGGCTATCAGCACAGCGCCGAGAGCTAGTAGGACCGACACAGCGTCCATTACAGTGAAAGTAACTCTCAGACCGATGTTGATAGCACTTCGTCGGATGAAAGACTGGTTTCGGTGAAACGGTAGGCACAGGTAATTCCTACTTTCCGAGATCGGCTTATAATGATTCGATATCCCCACTCATCTCCTATCAGCAGATCGCTCTATCTCCGACAAATTCGACTGTAAATGGAGTTTATTGACAGCGGTTTTCACTGTAGGCTCCGTTGGGGCAATCTACAATTGCTAAAGTTATCATAGAGAACTTGTTATCGAACTTATCTACGAATTAGATGTCGCAACTTGTTGCAATGTTTCTGTCGCCGTTCTGTCGGAAGTCGGGAAGAAATAGATAGAGAACATTTTTCTGctgctatataatttttaaataacccCTTAAAGTggagaatagaataatttctaagcTTCTAGAGAAATTGCAACTGGAGATTGTTTGAGATGGCGTATTTTCATGAGAGAcgctgttatttatttaatgattgcTAATTCATTGCGTAACATGTTGACACAGCCtaaaaacgtaataaaataagatgGCCGTAACATAAAATCCTTTACATTCTTCGCAATTTGTTTTGTTCATTGTTTATACAAGGTGAAATAAGTGTGAAAGCATGCAAGAAGTTaacaaaagttaattaaaaagcagagaaataataaaactattgtgaggaaaaaagaaaataatgtatgcTATTAATGTATGCACACATATATTAATGTTCACTATgaactcttttattttaaatatttattttttttactatacGTGCCGattgttattaaaacaatgataAAACTGTTGTATAAATGTGATTGGGAGCTTTAAATAATCGCCTCTAGCCACAAGTGAAACGACACGAGAGTCAAGAGGTATCAGTCGTTCGCCGCATCCCTCCCACTTACCAGATTATGAGTCACACACCTTGCCATAAAAGGACTTGAAGATTTGTCCGATAAGTAATCAATCTGCAAGAGAAGCGGCGTTTTCTACATTCATGGCTATATTAGGTAATGATAAGAATATCCACGCAACGCGCAGTTACACATTTCTCTTATTGACGTCTCTCATTAGGTAAATAATGATAACACAATcgatgttata includes the following:
- the LOC144468455 gene encoding uncharacterized protein LOC144468455; the encoded protein is MDALTVLLALAAVAVAVYYYAFKGFNYFKEHGIDHIKPMPLFGNMGLFVFRQKSLSDILKRTYYLNPDAKYVGFYEFSQPIIVLRDVDLIKNIAVKNLESFAEHRPFISAELNPLFADMLFVLGGNEWKDVRAQMTPMFTSSKIRAMFILMTQVASRFADYLTKLPEKERSELELKSVITKYTNDVIASCVFGLDVDTIKDPDNALYVNGKKATNFNGFLTGIKFVLQRNMTSVAKFLNLRLIEEDTEAFFENTIKDNMRYREEKGIYRPDMLQHLLDVQKNNKTEKPFTTKSVISNAFSFYFGGYDSVASQVCLIIHNLLANPECLTRVQEEIDEVLERTKGQVTYDDIRSMEYLDAAVNEALRLHPVAIFLDRQCSQDFELPPAVPGGKPFTVKKGTNLWIPSHAIQTDPNYFDNPDQFDPERFLQDGKRILGSGTYMPFGIGPRICIGLRFALTEMKVLIFYILARCDVKPCSKTQIPLKMSVNVLTIGAQDGYWMNIQPRKNCNQYVDNLVPNGTCDVGLGISNHYKPISESRNYLCLPFHRNQSFIRRSAINIGLRVTFTVMDAVSVLLALGAVLIAVYYYTFRGLNYFKKHGIDHVKPTPILGNIGQFVLKQKPLADVIKDVYYHNPDAKYVGFYEFSHPIIILRDVDLIKNVTIKNLESFAEHRAFILPDLNPVLDNMLFVLGGNEWKDVRNQLTPIFTSSKIKAMFILMTQVASRFADYLTKLPEKERSELELKNFITKYTNDVIASCAFGLNIDTIKDPENAIFVEGKKATNFNGFLAGIKFTIQRSAPLLARLFKIRMIAKDTEDFFENTIKDNMKYREEKGIYRPDMLQHLLDVQKNNKTEKPFSSQSVVSNAFSFFFGGYDGVANQASWIIYNLLANPEHLARLQEEVDEVVESTKGQLTYDAIAGMDYMDAVVNEALRLHPVATVLDRQCSQDFELPPAVPGGKPFTVKKGMNLWIPSHAIQTDPKYFDNPDQFDPDRFVQDGKRIMGSGTYMPFGIGPRMCIGNRFALMEMKVLIFYILARCDVKPCSKTEIPLKLSTNVFGNVARNGYWMNIQPRKNCSQYADNLIPNGTCNAECQ